In Pseudomonas sp. MM213, a genomic segment contains:
- a CDS encoding glycosyltransferase family 2 protein, whose product MITLLGWLFSALLILIVLPVWVLFVQVLLASLPVRSLAPAQGSRPRVAVLVPAHNESSLIVATLNSILPQLLAGDRLVVVADNCTDDTAALARAAGAEVVERSNAQQRGKGYALDFGVRYLASDAPDVMIVVDADSRVGEGSIERLALCCIDSGRPAQALYLMHAPAGSGLKVQIAEFAWCVKNQVRAQGWARLGLPCSLMGSGMAFVWRDLALIELASGHIVEDLKMGLDFCRSGKPPLFCPDALVSSDFPRSDEGLSIQRTRWEHGHLGVILSDAPRLLLEAIRTGNLNLLAMTADLLVPPLALLTLLLVVAFSLSWLVVLLGGALAPALIASFGLALLGVTVLLAWSRFGRGIIAFSALLYAPFYALKKIPLYIGFVLKRQVDWVRSKRDDT is encoded by the coding sequence ATGATCACGTTACTGGGTTGGCTGTTCAGTGCACTGCTGATACTCATCGTCCTGCCGGTGTGGGTGTTGTTCGTGCAGGTGCTGCTGGCCAGCCTGCCGGTGCGATCGCTTGCACCGGCGCAAGGATCGCGACCGAGGGTGGCGGTGCTGGTGCCGGCTCACAACGAGTCCTCGCTGATCGTCGCGACGTTGAACAGCATTCTGCCGCAACTGCTGGCGGGCGATCGCCTGGTGGTTGTCGCGGACAACTGTACTGACGACACGGCCGCGCTGGCCCGCGCCGCGGGTGCCGAGGTGGTGGAGCGCAGCAATGCTCAGCAGCGAGGCAAGGGGTATGCACTGGACTTCGGGGTGCGTTACCTGGCCAGCGATGCACCGGACGTGATGATCGTTGTCGATGCCGATTCGCGGGTGGGTGAAGGCTCGATTGAGCGTTTGGCACTGTGCTGCATCGACTCCGGGCGTCCAGCACAGGCCCTGTACTTGATGCATGCGCCTGCAGGCTCCGGGTTGAAAGTGCAAATTGCCGAATTCGCCTGGTGCGTGAAGAATCAGGTGCGAGCGCAGGGGTGGGCCCGACTGGGGTTGCCTTGTTCGTTGATGGGCTCGGGAATGGCGTTCGTCTGGCGGGATCTGGCGTTGATCGAATTAGCCAGTGGCCACATCGTCGAAGATTTGAAGATGGGCCTGGATTTCTGCCGAAGCGGCAAACCGCCCCTGTTTTGTCCCGATGCGTTGGTCAGCAGTGATTTTCCGCGCAGCGACGAAGGCCTGAGCATCCAGCGTACACGCTGGGAGCATGGTCATCTCGGGGTCATCCTCAGTGATGCGCCAAGGTTGCTGTTAGAGGCTATCCGCACAGGCAACTTGAACCTTCTGGCAATGACCGCGGATTTACTGGTCCCGCCGCTGGCCTTGCTGACGTTGCTGCTGGTGGTTGCGTTCAGCCTCTCATGGCTGGTGGTGTTGCTCGGCGGTGCGTTGGCGCCAGCCTTGATCGCGTCTTTCGGGCTCGCACTGTTGGGCGTGACTGTCTTGCTGGCATGGAGTCGGTTCGGTCGCGGGATCATCGCGTTTTCGGCCTTGTTGTATGCGCCGTTCTACGCGTTGAAGAAAATCCCGCTGTACATTGGTTTTGTGCTCAAGCGCCAGGTCGACTGGGTGCGTTCGAAGCGAGATGACACCTGA
- a CDS encoding glycosyltransferase family 4 protein, giving the protein MRIAYFINQYPKVSHSFIRREILALERQGFEVQRIALRGWDAQLVDAEDVSEQAQTHYVLQGGVKALAGPVLQVLRAQPRRFFSTLWLALRMGLRADRPWPYHVIYLFEACRLLSWLQAFGARHVHAHFGTNSTEVVMLARALGGPAYSFTVHGPEEFDKPQFIHLGEKVRRAAFVAAISSYGRSQLFRWVEHAHWEKVKVVHCGLERAFHEVPAVAVPPVPRLVCVGRLCEQKGQLLLLEAARKLAAQGVVFEIVLAGDGEMRAEIETLIARHGLQAQVRITGWISSDQVRAQILAARALVLPSFGEGLPVVIMEAMALRRPVLTTYVAGIPELVRQGENGWLFPAGAVDELAVALADCLAQPVEVLQRMGDAAYQRVLERHDIDTEAAKLAELFKAHA; this is encoded by the coding sequence ATGCGTATCGCTTACTTCATCAATCAATACCCCAAAGTCAGCCATAGCTTCATTCGTCGGGAGATTCTGGCATTGGAGCGTCAGGGCTTTGAAGTGCAGCGCATTGCCCTGCGCGGCTGGGATGCGCAGTTGGTGGATGCCGAGGACGTGTCCGAACAAGCCCAGACCCACTATGTGTTGCAGGGCGGAGTCAAAGCGCTGGCAGGGCCGGTGCTGCAAGTGCTGCGCGCTCAGCCTCGACGCTTTTTTTCGACGCTGTGGCTGGCGTTGCGCATGGGCCTGCGTGCCGATCGGCCGTGGCCGTACCATGTGATCTATTTGTTCGAGGCGTGCCGGTTGTTGTCCTGGTTGCAAGCGTTCGGCGCCAGGCATGTGCATGCGCATTTCGGCACCAATTCAACCGAGGTGGTGATGTTGGCCCGTGCGCTCGGCGGGCCTGCGTACAGCTTTACCGTGCACGGCCCGGAAGAGTTCGACAAACCACAATTTATCCATCTGGGCGAGAAAGTCCGGCGCGCGGCGTTTGTCGCAGCGATCAGTTCCTATGGGCGCAGCCAGTTGTTTCGCTGGGTGGAGCATGCGCATTGGGAAAAGGTCAAGGTGGTTCACTGCGGCCTGGAGCGGGCGTTTCATGAGGTGCCGGCTGTCGCTGTGCCGCCTGTGCCGCGGTTGGTGTGCGTGGGGCGCTTGTGCGAGCAGAAGGGGCAACTGTTGTTGCTTGAGGCAGCGCGAAAACTGGCGGCGCAAGGCGTGGTGTTCGAGATCGTACTGGCCGGCGACGGGGAAATGCGTGCAGAGATCGAAACCCTGATTGCGCGGCACGGCTTGCAGGCGCAGGTGCGCATTACCGGCTGGATCAGCAGCGATCAGGTGCGGGCGCAAATCCTGGCGGCGCGGGCGCTGGTGTTGCCGAGCTTCGGCGAGGGCTTGCCGGTGGTCATCATGGAAGCCATGGCCTTGCGCCGGCCTGTGCTGACGACCTACGTGGCGGGCATTCCCGAACTGGTGCGTCAGGGTGAGAACGGCTGGTTGTTTCCCGCGGGCGCCGTGGATGAGTTGGCGGTGGCGCTGGCCGACTGCCTCGCGCAACCTGTCGAGGTGTTGCAGCGGATGGGCGATGCCGCGTATCAGCGGGTGCTGGAGCGGCACGATATCGATACCGAAGCAGCCAAGCTGGCTGAATTGTTCAAGGCGCACGCATGA
- a CDS encoding DUF535 family protein, translating to MNNWQLLKNAFSLHAGYSLRSVKNKLELMILVAKNWADLKLFTGRMSNALGSAGFAKLGGDCVGVVHWPYISKSWNPQDRLSVLASHYEVVTKSCPQLLLFGRSESLVLSDLSAFAADCSLVLDRPIWFMREGELVLNLFQGDLRIASIAFTLCCTEGELCIFIGAVQGIHKGVESERSLDIYRELTKSFEGLRPRSFLIEVIKYIAARIGVERIYAVSDGFRHHRHAYFGAEKTQDLAANYDVIWLEHGATPSAREDFFEIPMAPSSKPLESIASKKRAMYRRRYELLEDTFKKIDGVLIGSYSHPRGAD from the coding sequence ATGAATAACTGGCAACTGCTGAAAAACGCGTTTTCTTTGCATGCTGGTTATTCATTGAGATCCGTGAAAAACAAGCTCGAATTAATGATTTTAGTGGCAAAGAACTGGGCTGACCTCAAGCTGTTCACCGGGCGTATGTCGAACGCTTTGGGCAGTGCCGGTTTTGCGAAGTTGGGCGGGGATTGTGTGGGGGTTGTTCATTGGCCCTACATCAGCAAAAGCTGGAACCCTCAGGACCGACTGAGTGTGTTGGCCTCGCACTATGAAGTGGTGACGAAAAGCTGCCCGCAGCTATTGCTGTTTGGTCGAAGTGAAAGTCTGGTGTTGAGTGACTTGTCGGCCTTCGCTGCCGATTGTTCCCTGGTGCTGGATCGACCCATTTGGTTTATGCGCGAAGGCGAGCTGGTGTTGAACCTGTTTCAGGGTGATTTACGCATTGCATCGATTGCGTTCACCTTGTGTTGCACCGAGGGTGAGCTGTGTATTTTCATCGGTGCCGTGCAAGGGATTCACAAAGGGGTAGAGAGCGAACGCTCCCTGGACATTTACCGGGAGCTGACAAAAAGTTTCGAAGGTCTTCGGCCACGAAGCTTTCTGATTGAAGTCATCAAATACATCGCGGCCCGGATTGGCGTTGAAAGGATCTACGCAGTAAGCGACGGGTTCCGTCATCACCGGCACGCCTATTTTGGTGCTGAAAAAACCCAGGACCTGGCGGCCAATTACGATGTGATCTGGCTGGAACATGGCGCGACGCCGTCAGCGCGGGAAGACTTCTTTGAAATCCCCATGGCCCCGTCGAGCAAACCGCTTGAGAGTATCGCTTCGAAAAAACGCGCCATGTACCGCAGGCGTTATGAGTTGCTGGAGGACACGTTCAAAAAGATAGACGGCGTGTTGATTGGCAGTTATAGCCACCCGCGTGGGGCTGATTGA